The genomic stretch TCCTGTACCTTCAGCTCGGGCTGGGCCGTGGGGCCGTGGCCGCGCTGCGGCTTGGCACGAGGAGGCTTCGGAGGCCTGTCACCCCGCTTCTCGCTGGAGGCGCCGAAGAGCCGCTTCTGCAGCAGAGCCAGTTGCTCCTTGAGCCCCTCGAGCTCCAACTGAAGCCGTGCCTGGGCGTCCTCGCCCTTGAGCCGGGCATTCTCCGCGACGAGGGCTTCGAGGCGCTGGTGCAACCGGGCGTTCTCCGCCTCCAGCAGCGCCGCCACCTGCTTGGCCGTCTCCAAGTCTCGCAGCTGCTCGACGCGCGTCATGACTACCTGCTGGGTGCTACAAAGCACTGCCTACCGCAAGGACTTTCTCGTCCACCACGGGAGGCGATAGCTTCCACCGCCCCGCCAACTCGCAGCCTTCCAGGAAGAGCGACAGCTCCGTCACCGTCAACTCCACCGCCTGCGCGCCCTCCTCGCACCAAGGCCGGGCGAATCGCCCCTGAAAGAGCCTCTTGGTGAGAAGCACCAGGCCCGTGCCATCGAAATGCAGCACCTTGGCCCGACGTCGGCTGCGGCCGACGAAGAGGAAGACATCGCCCTTGAGAAGCTGCCGTCCCA from Stigmatella aurantiaca encodes the following:
- the tnpB gene encoding IS66 family insertion sequence element accessory protein TnpB (TnpB, as the term is used for proteins encoded by IS66 family insertion elements, is considered an accessory protein, since TnpC, encoded by a neighboring gene, is a DDE family transposase.) yields the protein MLTLTRAVRVFAYAAPVDMRKGFDGLSALVEQQLGRQLLKGDVFLFVGRSRRRAKVLHFDGTGLVLLTKRLFQGRFARPWCEEGAQAVELTVTELSLFLEGCELAGRWKLSPPVVDEKVLAVGSAL